One window of the Acaryochloris sp. CCMEE 5410 genome contains the following:
- a CDS encoding CRR6 family NdhI maturation factor, producing MTETIAINATHIDSLDLSPIRPLLDAWLASDILAHEQELTFQINYPQPADAQQEWSEIPEVRLWFIRLDSLYPWLPLLLDWRSGELVRYVAMLVPHQFSEREGILFNPQALDILIMHKVFTITRWLRSLGQDSNAKVIQMAEMFGYELDSTIFDLIQAHPD from the coding sequence ATGACCGAAACGATTGCCATCAACGCTACTCATATTGATAGCCTAGACTTATCCCCCATTCGTCCCCTCCTGGATGCTTGGCTGGCTAGCGATATTTTGGCCCATGAGCAAGAACTGACCTTTCAGATCAACTATCCTCAACCAGCCGATGCCCAGCAAGAATGGTCCGAGATACCGGAGGTACGTTTATGGTTTATTCGCTTAGATAGTCTCTATCCTTGGTTACCGTTACTGTTGGACTGGCGTTCGGGTGAGCTGGTCCGTTATGTTGCCATGCTTGTCCCTCACCAGTTCAGTGAGCGAGAAGGTATCCTCTTCAATCCCCAGGCCTTAGACATCCTGATCATGCATAAAGTTTTCACGATTACCCGTTGGCTGCGCTCTTTAGGACAGGATAGTAATGCCAAAGTTATCCAAATGGCGGAGATGTTTGGTTATGAACTGGACAGCACCATTTTTGATCTGATCCAAGCCCACCCCGATTAA
- the gltD gene encoding glutamate synthase small subunit: protein MGKPTGFIEFVREIPTDRPPLERIKNWDEFHQHLPEERLRNQGARCMDCGTPFCHTGTVISNMASGCPINNLIPEWNDLVYRGLWREALDRLHKTNNFPEFTGRVCPAPCEGSCVLGITNPPVTIKNIEQTIVDRGWKEGWITPQPPEKRTGKKVAVVGSGPAGLCAAAQLNKAGHWVTVLERADRPGGLLTYGIPNMKLEKEQVVMRRLQLLEEEGVKFVCNTEVGKDLPADSLLKDFDAVVLCTGATRPRDLPIEGRDLQGIHFAMDFLTANTKAVMDASLNDQVISAQGKDVVVIGGGDTGTDCVGTSIRHNCQSLVQLEIMPKPPQERAANNPWPEWPKVYRLDYGQEEAAAVFGDDPRGYLTMTTRFEGDEQGHVKALHTVQVTWEKDDQGRFTPVHVPGSEKVIPAQLVLLAMGFLGPEQPLLDSLNLDLDPRGNVKAEYEQYTTSIPGVFAAGDCRRGQSLVVWAFNEGRGAARECDRYLMGQTDLP from the coding sequence ATGGGTAAACCGACTGGTTTTATAGAATTCGTCCGCGAAATTCCAACAGATCGTCCCCCGTTGGAACGGATTAAGAACTGGGATGAATTCCATCAGCACTTACCTGAAGAAAGGCTCCGAAACCAAGGGGCCCGTTGTATGGATTGTGGGACACCGTTTTGTCATACAGGCACGGTCATTAGCAATATGGCTAGTGGGTGCCCCATTAATAACCTGATACCAGAGTGGAATGATTTGGTTTATCGAGGACTGTGGCGAGAAGCCCTTGATCGGCTCCATAAGACCAATAATTTTCCAGAATTTACTGGACGTGTCTGTCCAGCCCCCTGTGAAGGCTCCTGTGTATTGGGAATAACGAACCCTCCCGTAACCATCAAAAATATCGAACAGACCATTGTTGATAGAGGCTGGAAAGAGGGGTGGATTACCCCCCAACCGCCTGAAAAACGGACGGGCAAGAAGGTTGCCGTGGTGGGGTCGGGACCCGCGGGACTTTGTGCTGCCGCCCAACTCAATAAGGCAGGGCATTGGGTGACAGTGCTGGAGCGGGCCGATCGACCGGGTGGGCTGCTGACCTACGGCATTCCCAATATGAAATTGGAGAAGGAACAGGTGGTAATGCGCCGTCTCCAACTTCTAGAAGAAGAAGGGGTGAAGTTTGTTTGTAACACTGAAGTGGGTAAAGACCTCCCGGCTGACTCTTTGCTAAAGGATTTTGACGCGGTTGTTCTCTGTACCGGGGCCACTCGTCCCCGGGATCTCCCCATTGAAGGTCGAGATTTGCAAGGGATTCACTTTGCCATGGACTTTCTAACAGCCAATACTAAGGCGGTTATGGATGCTAGCCTGAATGACCAGGTGATCTCAGCCCAAGGTAAAGATGTCGTCGTGATTGGGGGCGGAGATACGGGGACAGACTGTGTAGGGACTTCCATTCGCCATAACTGTCAGAGTTTAGTGCAGCTAGAAATTATGCCCAAACCTCCCCAGGAGCGGGCTGCCAATAACCCTTGGCCCGAATGGCCGAAGGTCTATCGACTCGACTATGGTCAGGAAGAGGCTGCTGCTGTCTTTGGGGATGATCCAAGGGGTTATCTGACCATGACTACCCGCTTTGAAGGGGATGAACAGGGTCATGTTAAAGCTTTGCACACGGTTCAGGTAACTTGGGAAAAGGATGACCAAGGCCGCTTTACGCCGGTTCACGTTCCTGGATCTGAAAAAGTGATTCCAGCTCAACTGGTTCTGTTGGCCATGGGCTTTTTAGGACCGGAACAACCCCTTCTAGATTCGTTGAACTTAGATCTTGATCCCCGGGGAAATGTCAAAGCTGAGTATGAGCAATACACGACGAGTATCCCAGGGGTATTCGCAGCGGGAGATTGCCGACGGGGTCAAAGCCTGGTGGTGTGGGCCTTTAATGAAGGGAGAGGCGCAGCACGGGAATGCGATCGCTACCTGATGGGGCAAACGGATTTGCCTTAG
- a CDS encoding ISAs1 family transposase (programmed frameshift) translates to MSHLIDTLKQVPDFRSAHGRTHPLWLLLLLMVMGMLAGYQGYRPLETFTSDYRQPLSELLGLESLEVPSHCTFRRVMKGLDFQALSHQFEAWMLSKAQTHSPDNYAASIDGKRIRQGLTDAKGKQRFVGLVSLFAVEAGITLKLEALTQEDNSEIKVVQALLETLQLDGLLITMDALHAQKTLEKIVASGNDYLVAVKSNQGRLYDHLQTYFECLKPMAEHIHSAQSRGRDEHRCIQVYEPVGIALQEWTAIRSVLCVQRWGTRKGKEYHNTAYYISSAATSPHHWQSLVREHWGIENRLHWPKDVVFGEDDYRLEDEQALLNWSVLRTIGINILRLNDYQSLKTAMTKLANRVDIIFSLLT, encoded by the exons ATGAGCCATCTAATCGATACTTTGAAGCAAGTCCCGGATTTCCGCAGTGCCCATGGCCGTACTCATCCGTTATGGCTTCTGTTGCTGTTGATGGTGATGGGTATGCTTGCTGGATACCAGGGATATCGCCCCTTAGAAACCTTTACGAGCGATTATCGCCAGCCTTTAAGTGAGCTATTGGGACTTGAGAGCCTTGAAGTTCCGTCTCACTGTACCTTTCGTCGAGTGATGAAGGGGCTTGACTTCCAAGCGTTGAGCCACCAATTTGAAGCATGGATGCTCTCGAAAGCCCAGACTCACTCTCCCGATAATTATGCAGCCTCCATTGATGGCAAACGGATTCGTCAGGGGCTGACAGATGCCAAGGGGAAGCAGCGTTTTGTGGGCTTGGTGAGTTTATTTGCGGTGGAAGCAGGCATCACCCTCAAGCTCGAAGCCCTCACTCAGGAGGATAATAGCGAAATCAAAGTCGTGCAGGCACTGTTGGAAACCCTTCAACTCGATGGCTTACTGATTACCATGGATGCCTTACACGCCCAA AAAACACTTGAGAAGATTGTGGCCTCGGGTAATGACTATCTCGTGGCGGTCAAATCCAACCAGGGAAGACTTTACGACCACCTCCAGACTTACTTTGAGTGTCTTAAACCCATGGCTGAGCACATCCACTCCGCCCAAAGTAGAGGACGAGATGAACATCGGTGTATACAGGTTTATGAGCCTGTCGGCATAGCCCTACAAGAATGGACAGCAATTCGCTCTGTACTTTGTGTCCAACGATGGGGTACTCGCAAAGGAAAGGAGTATCACAATACGGCCTATTACATCAGTTCAGCTGCCACCTCACCCCATCATTGGCAATCTCTGGTCCGAGAACATTGGGGCATTGAAAATCGGTTGCATTGGCCGAAGGATGTTGTTTTTGGCGAAGATGATTATCGACTCGAAGATGAACAAGCACTGCTCAATTGGTCAGTGCTTAGAACTATTGGGATTAATATCCTGCGGCTAAACGACTATCAATCCCTCAAAACCGCGATGACTAAGCTTGCTAATCGGGTCGATATTATTTTTTCGCTGCTAACTTAA
- a CDS encoding hybrid sensor histidine kinase/response regulator, with product MSGDIDFRNYTVLIIDDNPNNLGVALSALEGFGATVLVSRSGESGLQRAAFAQPNIILLDVLMPDIDGYETCRRLKANPQTEPIPVIFMTALTSNNDKVKGLEVGAVDYITKPIYVDELLARVKVHLQIYALNQTLQAQNHQLKAEIAQRISTEKTLTETIDQLQNAQNQLIESEKMAALGNLVAGVAHEISTPIGTSITAASTLADETHTFLKAVEQGQVKRSVLSRYIHVAQSSSKLVLSNLHRAGDLVRSFKLVAVDQSHQEQREFNVKAYLHEVVNSLRPQLKNSKHQLLLTGDDSLVITSYPGLLAQIVTNLVTNSLIHAYQPSEPGLMKVDIQKEPDGIQLIYSDDGCGISSEKQRKIFEPFYTTARDRGGTGLGLHIVYNLVTQSFCGNIKVDSKVGEGTKFLISLPQELIKAE from the coding sequence ATGTCTGGCGATATTGATTTTCGCAACTACACCGTTTTAATCATCGATGACAATCCTAATAATCTAGGGGTTGCACTATCGGCTCTCGAAGGGTTTGGTGCCACTGTTTTAGTCTCACGTTCGGGGGAGAGTGGTTTACAACGGGCTGCCTTTGCTCAGCCCAACATCATTCTCTTAGATGTTTTGATGCCAGATATTGATGGTTATGAAACTTGCCGACGTTTAAAGGCTAATCCGCAAACGGAACCAATTCCAGTTATCTTTATGACAGCCCTGACTTCTAACAATGACAAAGTTAAAGGCTTAGAAGTCGGAGCTGTTGACTATATAACAAAACCAATTTATGTAGATGAGCTTCTGGCAAGGGTTAAGGTTCACCTTCAGATATATGCGTTAAATCAAACCTTACAAGCTCAGAATCATCAGCTGAAAGCTGAGATTGCACAGCGCATCTCCACAGAAAAAACCCTGACTGAAACCATCGACCAACTCCAAAATGCCCAGAACCAACTGATAGAGTCCGAAAAGATGGCGGCTTTAGGGAATTTAGTCGCCGGTGTTGCCCATGAGATCAGCACACCTATTGGCACCAGTATCACGGCTGCCTCAACCTTAGCCGATGAAACCCATACGTTTCTAAAGGCAGTGGAGCAGGGACAAGTTAAACGATCTGTTCTTAGCCGTTATATCCATGTCGCACAAAGCAGCTCCAAATTGGTCCTCAGCAATTTACATCGGGCGGGAGATCTAGTTCGTAGTTTTAAGCTTGTTGCAGTTGACCAATCTCATCAGGAACAACGGGAATTTAATGTTAAAGCCTATTTACATGAAGTTGTAAATAGCCTGCGACCACAGCTCAAAAATAGCAAGCATCAATTACTTTTAACTGGAGATGATTCGCTTGTAATCACGAGCTACCCTGGACTCCTTGCTCAAATCGTGACCAATCTGGTCACTAATTCTTTAATCCATGCCTATCAACCCTCTGAACCAGGGCTGATGAAGGTGGATATTCAGAAGGAACCTGATGGAATACAACTTATTTATAGTGATGATGGTTGTGGTATTTCGTCGGAAAAACAACGCAAAATTTTTGAACCCTTTTATACGACTGCTCGCGATCGGGGTGGGACAGGGCTTGGATTACATATTGTCTATAATCTCGTTACTCAGTCCTTTTGCGGCAATATTAAAGTGGACAGCAAGGTTGGGGAAGGGACTAAATTTCTGATTTCTTTACCTCAAGAACTCATTAAAGCTGAATAA